The Paramagnetospirillum magnetotacticum MS-1 genome includes a region encoding these proteins:
- a CDS encoding response regulator, with amino-acid sequence MKILIADDHELFRDGLRHVLDQFEGPPTIIEASDFHQAIAAVQTQKDIDIVLLDLTMPGMAWAEGLAKLKELLPSEVPLIVLSASDDRRHVLQAVNMGAAGFIPKTSSSRVMLSALQLVLSGGVYLPPALLDQSGPGGDDGAPVAGESAIAALTPRQREVLALLGQGKSNKEIARVLELAEGTVKLHVTAILKALNVNNRTRAVVAASHLGLTAPDAAV; translated from the coding sequence ATGAAGATTCTTATCGCCGATGACCATGAACTGTTTCGTGACGGGCTCCGCCATGTCCTCGATCAGTTCGAAGGACCGCCCACGATCATCGAGGCCAGCGATTTTCACCAGGCCATAGCGGCTGTTCAAACCCAGAAGGACATCGACATCGTCCTTCTCGACCTCACCATGCCTGGCATGGCCTGGGCCGAAGGTTTGGCCAAGCTCAAGGAATTGTTGCCCTCTGAAGTGCCGCTGATCGTCCTGTCGGCCTCGGATGACCGCCGCCATGTGCTGCAGGCGGTCAATATGGGGGCCGCGGGCTTCATTCCCAAGACCTCGTCGTCGCGGGTCATGCTGTCGGCGCTGCAACTGGTGCTGTCGGGCGGCGTCTATCTGCCGCCGGCGCTGCTGGATCAAAGCGGGCCGGGCGGCGATGACGGCGCCCCGGTGGCTGGCGAATCGGCCATCGCCGCGCTGACGCCGCGCCAGCGCGAAGTGCTGGCCCTTCTGGGCCAAGGCAAGTCCAACAAGGAAATCGCCCGCGTGCTGGAATTGGCCGAGGGAACGGTCAAGCTGCATGTGACCGCCATCTTGAAGGCGCTTAACGTCAACAACCGCACCCGTGCGGTGGTGGCGGCTTCGCATCTGGGGCTGACGGCCCCCGATGCCGCCGTCTGA